The following are encoded together in the Pedobacter sp. D749 genome:
- a CDS encoding MAC/perforin domain-containing protein: protein MKNNYKLKILCLLCVITAAFSSCKKNELAEEKGLTGNHKNLAIAGDGKWDLLGHGYDVTGELFERKNTSKVSIFDLTRFYADYPTKIVTPTDTKGGYNVYYGANAYDYVNEVNKKQTFGGKGTRGDDKSDTSLYATGNFSLTNDKQNSTTYNGKYSYATYESWYRIKSIDFTDDVTVELLRNYLTTDFAAYLSNYSAEQIVQTYGTHILLGIDIGGRLKYDYRGSVVKESTFDKKLKSIKAGFSIGIAKIFSIDLSTDLSTEEKTTISNETTEKLFEGTFYGGNNSGTSFSGDALGNTSQSINLVSWQQSINANNASLIGINRSVPIYEFISDPVKKEQVKAAVDTYISNRQIKLSSAKLPLYDFYSPALGHIYTIDPNFPAKNPGAWRRVINDPIYVYESQKPGSVPVYIMQHRTRSIYCLTRDNTIDLNIWAPTNYPVFYAYNSQIEGSAPVYQFYHPNQPTHGYFYDLTLNPTGSGWIENGTKFYAFRNAN, encoded by the coding sequence ATGAAAAACAATTACAAATTAAAAATTCTTTGCCTGCTGTGCGTAATTACAGCAGCGTTTAGCAGTTGCAAGAAAAATGAACTTGCAGAAGAGAAAGGACTTACAGGTAATCATAAAAATTTAGCGATTGCTGGTGATGGAAAATGGGATCTATTAGGACATGGTTATGATGTAACAGGGGAATTATTTGAGAGAAAAAATACCTCGAAGGTATCTATTTTTGACCTAACTAGGTTTTATGCTGATTACCCCACTAAAATTGTTACACCCACAGATACAAAAGGAGGATATAATGTATATTATGGGGCCAATGCTTATGATTACGTGAATGAAGTTAATAAGAAACAAACTTTTGGTGGCAAAGGAACGCGTGGAGATGATAAATCTGATACGAGCCTTTACGCTACAGGTAATTTCTCCTTGACTAATGATAAACAGAATAGTACTACCTATAATGGAAAATATTCTTATGCAACTTATGAGTCGTGGTATAGGATAAAAAGTATAGATTTTACAGATGACGTTACAGTTGAATTATTGAGAAATTATTTAACGACTGATTTTGCAGCGTATCTTTCTAATTACAGCGCAGAGCAAATAGTACAAACGTACGGAACGCATATTTTACTTGGTATCGACATAGGGGGGCGTTTGAAGTATGACTATAGAGGGTCTGTTGTTAAAGAGTCTACTTTTGATAAAAAATTAAAGTCTATAAAGGCGGGATTCTCTATTGGTATAGCAAAAATATTCAGTATAGACCTAAGTACAGATTTAAGTACAGAAGAAAAAACAACAATTTCAAACGAAACAACAGAGAAGTTATTTGAGGGAACTTTCTATGGTGGAAATAACTCAGGAACTAGTTTTTCGGGAGATGCGTTAGGAAATACTTCTCAATCTATAAATCTTGTTAGTTGGCAACAAAGCATCAATGCTAATAATGCATCATTGATTGGTATAAATAGATCAGTTCCGATTTATGAATTTATAAGCGATCCAGTTAAAAAGGAGCAAGTAAAGGCGGCAGTAGATACATATATAAGTAATAGACAAATTAAATTAAGTTCTGCAAAACTGCCTTTATATGATTTTTATTCACCAGCACTTGGTCATATTTATACCATTGATCCTAATTTCCCAGCTAAAAATCCTGGAGCGTGGCGCCGTGTCATCAATGATCCGATTTATGTTTATGAAAGTCAAAAACCTGGCTCTGTTCCAGTATATATAATGCAACATAGAACAAGATCTATATATTGTTTAACAAGAGATAATACAATCGATCTTAATATATGGGCACCAACAAATTATCCTGTTTTCTACGCATACAATAGCCAAATCGAGGGCAGTGCTCCGGTGTATCAATTTTATCACCCTAATCAACCTACGCATGGATATTTTTACGATCTAACTCTTAATCCTACAGGGAGTGGTTGGATTGAGAATGGTACTAAGTTTTACGCATTTCGGAATGCTAATTAG